The following proteins are encoded in a genomic region of Dioscorea cayenensis subsp. rotundata cultivar TDr96_F1 chromosome 8, TDr96_F1_v2_PseudoChromosome.rev07_lg8_w22 25.fasta, whole genome shotgun sequence:
- the LOC120267236 gene encoding monothiol glutaredoxin-S3-like → MEQLLMVAIKEEVLISIVEGSMVVIIGRRGCHMNYVAQRLLEGLKAYPTMYEVSEGFVARMMLVSNVRRILSGDDKTFVPSLFPMVFIGGELIGSLDRLIAIHVSGELIPMLKVAGAIWL, encoded by the coding sequence ATGGAGCAATTATTGATGGTAGCAATCAAAGAGGAAGTTTTGATATCAATTGTGGAGGGCAGTATGGTGGTGATTATAGGTAGAAGAGGTTGTCACATGAACTATGTTGCTCAGAGATTGTTGGAAGGATTGAAAGCTTATCCAACAATGTATGAAGTTAGTGAAGGGTTTGTAGCGAGGATGATGTTAGTGAGTAATGTCAGAAGAATTCTTAGTGGAGATGATAAGACTTTCGTTCCATCATTGTTTCCAATGGTATTCATTGGGGGGGAATTGATTGGGAGTTTGGATCGGCTTATAGCTATTCATGTCTCCGGCGAGCTCATTCCTATGTTGAAAGTAGCTGGTGCTATTTGGCTTTGA
- the LOC120267237 gene encoding ethylene-responsive transcription factor LEP-like — protein sequence MDIPDLQCIRPSRHQRRRSKGSGGYLGVRRRQSGRYAAEITNPYTKKRHWLGTFDTPEEAALAYDTSSITFSGIDKAQTNFFYMFPPMPSPSPPIPPPPPPLPSPLPPPPPPLLEEKKEYCFEYNFDISDHDDDWINITTILQSFGQSNASLSSLIL from the coding sequence ATGGACATACCGGACTTACAATGCATCAGACCATCCCGTCACCAAAGAAGACGATCTAAAGGATCAGGAGGGTACTTAGGAGTACGAAGAAGACAATCAGGACGTTATGCAGCGGAGATTACAAACCCTTATACTAAGAAGAGACATTGGTTAGGCACATTTGATACACCGGAGGAAGCAGCATTAGCCTATGACACGTCATCAATCACCTTTAGTGGTATTGACAAAGCTCAAACtaattttttctatatgtttcCTCCTATgccttctccatctcctccaaTACCACCTCCACCACCTCCGCTGCCTTCTCCACTACCACCTCCGCCACCTCCTCTattggaggagaagaaggaataTTGTTTTGAGTATAACTTTGATATTAGTGATCATGACGATGATTGGATCAATATTACCACCATTTTGCAGAGTTTTGGTCAATCGAATGcatctctttcatctttgaTACTATAA
- the LOC120267239 gene encoding uncharacterized protein LOC120267239 yields MNTNLQAHCHTDANYEVNVESTLRSDSHVLDNDFIGHPNKNNESYSNLNASTSNSEYAFGLFESDLLMSNSENVSIDHDINLSSNHINANDPGAISNTRHKRTIFQPSYFGGPTFKCLFCNAFMWYDERIDLSKSTSTPKFNMCCKQGLISLPPQKPTPPFLRQLFDGNGGVRNSKFKEQIRIYNSLFQFTSLGGIIGNNINEIPGPYVFKLSGQNYHRMGSLLPITWHKAKFAQLYMIESEAELNYRMSCFQFDDNMQRLDNNIVCGLRNMLDGYNEIVKVFRSARELHMQFRELPVKIKLITNRNNKVHNYSAPSVPKIAALIVGDIGINEHGRDIIVEHKQEGLKRISDLHPLFMPLQYPLLFPYGEDCFHLNIDYEESPIRSKLGRKCLTMREYYAYLLQQRNIENNTLLRGGRLFQQFIVDCYAIIEDTRLRYIREHQTSLRTEMYKTVRDATSQEDLQCNSIGKRIILPASFIPGPRYMFEKYQDAMAICRFFGYPILFITFTCNPRWTEIADALNAIIGQRPEDRSDIVSRVLRIKLRSFDG; encoded by the exons ATGAATACCAATCTTCAAGCACATTGTCATACTGATGCTAATTATGAAGTCAATGTTGAGTCTACACTACGATCAGATTCACATGTGCTTGATAATGATTTTATCGGCCATcccaataaaaataatgaatccTATTCTAATCTCAATGCTTCAACAAGTAATTCAGAATATGCATTCGGACTCTTTGAATCTGATCTACTAATGAGCAACAGTGAAAATGTTTCTATTGATCATGATATCAATCTTTCGTCCAATCATATTAACGCAAATGATCCTGGTGCTATTTCAAACACTCGACATAAAA GAACCATATTTCAACCGTCATACTTTGGTGGCCCGACTTTTAAATGCTTATTTTGCAATGCATTCATGTGGTATGATGAAAGAATTGATCTATCCAAATCTACTTCAACCCCAAAATTTAATATGTGTTGCAAACAAGGGCTTATTTCTCTTCCTCCACAAAAACCAACACCACCTTTCCTACGCCAATTATTTGATGGTAATGGTGGAGTAaggaattcaaaatttaaagagCAGATCAGAATATACAACTCACTTTTTCAATTTACTTCACTTGGTGGAATTATTGGTAATAATATCAATGAAATACCTGGGCCTTATGTATTCAAGCTATCAGGGCAAAATTATCATAGAATGGGATCTTTGCTTCCAATTACTTGGCATAAAGCTAAATTTGCACAGCTATACATGATTGAATCAGAAGCTGAATTAAATTATAGAATGTCATGCTTCCAATTTGATGATAATATGCAAAGATTGGACAATAATATTGTATGCGGATTAAGAAATATGTTGGATGGGTACAATGAGATTGTCAAAGTCTTCCGAAGTGCAAGAGAACTTCACATGCAATTTAGAGAATTACCAGTTAAGATAAAGCTGATTACAAATCGAAATAATAAAGTCCATAATTATTCTGCACCATCAGTTCCAAAAATCGCTGCTCTCATTGTTGGTGATATTGGTATTAATGAGCATGGGAGAGATATTATAGTAGAACACAAACAAGAAGGTTTAAAAAGAATTAGTGATCTACATCCATTGTTCATGCCACTTCAATATCCATTACTTTTTCCTTATGGAGAAGATTGCTTCCATCTAAATATAGATTATGAAGAATCTCCAATACGAAGCAAATTAGGAAGGAAATGTTTAACTATGAGAGAATATTATGCTTACTTGCTCCAACAAAGAAATATTGAGAATAATACCTTGCTAAGAGGAGGTCGACTTTTCCAACAATTTATAGTTGATTGTTATGCTATAATTGAAGACACAAGATTACGATATATTAGAGAGCATCAAACATCATTGAGGACTGAAATGTACAAGACTGTTAGAGATGCAACCAGTCAAGAAGATCTGCAGTGCAATAGTATTGGGAAACGCATTATTTTACCTGCAAGCTTTATACCAGGCCCTAGGTATATGTTCGAAAAATACCAAGATGCAATGGCTATTTGTAGATTTTTTGGCTATCCTATACTATTTATTACATTTACTTGCAATCCTCGATGGACAGAAATAGCAGATGCATTGAACGCTATTATAGGCCAACGTCCTGAGGATAGATCTGACATAGTCTCAAGGGTTTTACGTATAAAACTACGTTCATTTGATGGATGA
- the LOC120267240 gene encoding protein FAR1-RELATED SEQUENCE 5-like, whose protein sequence is MANINEIHNLGTEVWEIDELIYNAREFESEKENEDQPSEENEVQEQNEDQREDNNEYITDYQEDISLKPYVGMVFDSVDEACEFYNSYAYRKGFSVRKGAIRKSEKDGSIIGRRLYCSKEGYREERFKKNEANKKKHRGETRCGCNARLLVNKGIDGSWIVSMFVEEHNHILATPRKCHLLPSHRRIDESQRGLIDKMSQSGIRTNLMMKYFSEESQGSQNVGFIELDARNYLRTRRKLEFSVGDSQRLLDYMNSMQIKNPHFFYAIQLNVDGKLTSIFWCDARCRMDYSYFGDVICLDPTYGTNKYGMPFIPIILKKWNELLAKYDLKENDWMLRMYRKRQQWVPVYSRDYFCADMSTTQRSESINKFFKGFLSRKMMLMDFVQGVEKALIRRREKEIEADFKMNNVHPSLMLHMPIEEEASKLYTPAMFAKFQEELLGSLRYKCEKIEENEGLLCRHILKVFIVANVDNIPREYMLKRWTRDAKYGKVFDENDQYIEEDCQAHLTLRYSSLSHEASDIATKGSCSIEVYKVAMHWLRRTREEVEKAIKMQNIEIPNSNNGEGSSQQAITSTEVTIHDPPLAKCKGNGKRKKAFWEKNHKKRKSKVVDDGLKGLALNGQELLGQAMRVDLANDSVSYPPTMGKKINYY, encoded by the exons ATGGCAAATATCAATGAGATACACAATTTGGGTACAGAAGTATGGGAAATTGATGAGCTTATATATAATGCAAGGGAATTTGAGtcagagaaagaaaatgaagatcaacCTTCGGAAGAAAATGAAGTCCAAGAACAAAATGAAGACCAAAGAGAAGATAATAACGAATATATTACTGATTATCAAGAAGATATTTCTCTCAAACCATATGTTGGCATGGTGTTTGATTCTGTGGATGAGGCTTGCGAATTTTATAATAGCTATGCATACAGAAAAGGGTTCAGTGTGAGAAAAGGTGCAATAAGAAAATCTGAGAAAGATGGTAGTATTATTGGCCGGCGTTTGTATTGCTCTAAAGAAGGTTATAGAGAAGAAAGATTTAAGAAGAATGAAGCCAACAAGAAGAAACATCGGGGTGAAACACGCTGTGGTTGCAATGCTAGACTTTTGGTAAATAAAGGCATAGATGGATCATGGATTGTTTCCATGTTTGTTGAGGAGCACAATCACATATTAGCAACTCCAAGAAAATGCCATCTTTTGCCATCACATAGAAGAATTGATGAAAGTCAAAGAGGGTTGATTGATAAAATGAGTCAATCAGGCATCAGAACCAATCTTATGATGAAGTACTTTTCAGAAGAATCTCAAGGAAGCCAAAATGTTGGATTCATAGAGTTAGATGCAAGAAATTATTTGCGCACTAGAAGAAAATTAGAATTTTCTGTTGGAGATTCACAACGGTTGTTAGATTACATGAAttcaatgcaaataaagaacCCTCACTTTTTTTATGCAATCCAACTAAATGTGGATGGAAAATTGACAAGCATATTTTGGTGTGATGCAAGGTGTCGAATGGATTATAGCTACTTTGGAGATGTAATATGCTTGGATCCAACTTATGGAACAAATAAATATGGAATGCCATTTATTCCAATT attttgaaaaagtggaatGAATTACTTGCTAaatatgatttgaaagaaaatgattGGATGTTGAGAATGTATAGGAAGCGACAACAGTGGGTTCCTGTATACTCGCGTGATTATTTTTGTGCAGATATGTCCACCACTCAACGAAGTGAAAGcataaacaaatttttcaaGGGGTTTTTGAGCAGGAAAATGATGTTAATGGATTTTGTTCAAGGTGTTGAGAAGGCACTAATCAGACGTCGAGAGAAAGAAATTGAAGCTGACTTCAAAATGAATAATGTGCATCCATCTTTAATGCTCCATATGcccattgaagaagaagcaagtaAATTATACACACCAGCCATGTTTGCAAAATTCCAAGAAGAATTACTTGGTAGTCTTCGTTACAAGTGtgaaaaaattgaagagaatgAAG GGCTATTATGTCGTCACATACTTAAGGTATTCATTGTGGCTAATGTGGATAATATTCCAAGAGAATACATGTTAAAACGTTGGACAAGAGATGCAAAATATGGGAaggtttttgatgaaaatgacCAATATATAGAAGAAGACTGTCAAGCTCATTTAACACTCAGATACAGTAGTCTTTCACATGAAGCATCAGACATTGCAACCAAGGGTTCTTGCTCTATTGAAGTTTATAAAGTGGCTATGCATTGGTTGAGGAGGACAAGGGAAGAGGTTGAGAAGGCaattaaaatgcaaaacatTGAAATTCCAAATAGCAACAATGGAGAGGGATCATCACAACAAGCAATTACATCAACTGAAGTAACAATCCATGACCCTCCACTAGCAAAATGTAAAGGAAATGGCAAAAGGAAGAAAGCATTTTGGGAGAAAAATCACAAGAAGAGGAAGTCCAAAGTTGTCGATGATGGACTTAAG GGACTTGCATTGAATGGTCAAGAACTATTAGGGCAAGCCATGAGAGTAGATCTTGCCAATGATAGTGTTTCTTATCCACCAACAATGG GTAAGAAGATTAACTATTATTGA